A genomic window from Leptolyngbya sp. BL0902 includes:
- a CDS encoding endonuclease/exonuclease/phosphatase family protein: protein MTHQHPTTSRHRLGKILWISTFAFDLPLVILIATFFYISSPRWDEADYDNTITYNHPPGPDNPDILRVATYNLGYLSGMTNQQAVVRDRGRLETNQGKAIAALQPQNLDVLALQEVDFDAYRSFHLNQQYALSSALALPFAALAVNWDKRYVPFPYWPPQAHYRAVTSGQAVLSRYPIRRNHRLVLERVPTNPFYYNALYLDRVAQMMELDLSGQPLMVMNVHLEAFDAPTRLRQTAVVRQLAEQYAETMPVVLLGDFNSDLDRAEERATGEMPSIQTLLDSPVLASASPVEAQSATFPSDQPQYSLDYIFYTPATLAVRDWQIITTAAQASDHLPMMATLERLPDGAHSESQPTQVKTSPNPPLPTQDNHRP, encoded by the coding sequence ATGACCCACCAACACCCAACGACTAGCCGTCATCGGCTGGGAAAAATCCTTTGGATTAGCACCTTCGCCTTTGACCTGCCCTTGGTGATCTTAATCGCTACCTTTTTCTACATCAGCAGCCCCCGCTGGGACGAGGCCGACTACGACAACACCATCACCTACAACCATCCCCCCGGCCCCGACAACCCAGACATCCTGCGGGTAGCAACCTACAACCTGGGCTATCTATCGGGAATGACCAACCAGCAAGCAGTAGTGCGGGATCGAGGACGGCTGGAAACCAACCAAGGAAAAGCTATTGCTGCTCTACAGCCGCAGAATCTCGACGTGTTGGCCCTACAAGAGGTAGATTTTGACGCCTACCGCTCCTTTCATCTGAATCAGCAGTATGCCCTATCCAGTGCCCTCGCCCTGCCCTTTGCCGCCCTGGCCGTGAACTGGGACAAGCGCTATGTACCCTTCCCCTACTGGCCCCCCCAGGCCCATTACCGAGCCGTGACCTCCGGGCAGGCGGTACTGAGCCGTTACCCCATCCGCCGTAACCATCGCCTGGTGTTGGAACGGGTGCCGACGAATCCCTTTTACTACAATGCTCTCTACCTCGACCGGGTGGCCCAGATGATGGAGCTGGATCTATCGGGCCAGCCATTGATGGTGATGAACGTTCACCTCGAAGCCTTTGACGCCCCCACCCGCCTTCGCCAAACCGCCGTTGTGCGGCAACTGGCCGAACAGTACGCCGAAACCATGCCCGTAGTGCTGCTAGGGGATTTCAACAGCGACCTAGACCGGGCGGAGGAAAGGGCGACGGGGGAAATGCCCTCCATTCAAACCCTGCTGGATTCTCCGGTCTTGGCTAGCGCCAGTCCCGTTGAGGCCCAATCCGCCACGTTTCCGTCGGATCAGCCCCAGTACAGCTTGGACTATATTTTCTACACCCCCGCCACCCTCGCCGTCCGGGATTGGCAGATCATCACCACCGCCGCCCAAGCCTCTGACCATCTGCCCATGATGGCTACCCTAGAGCGATTGCCGGATGGGGCTCATTCGGAAAGTCAACCAACGCAGGTGAAGACATCTCCCAATCCACCACTGCCCACCCAGGACAACCATCGACCATGA
- the rarD gene encoding EamA family transporter RarD has product MAPSSPAASSLQPDPKQGALYALLAYGAWGLLPVYWKWLGISPAVEVLSHRMIWSAVFLSLILLVQQRLSDLVALLRQPRRVGVLLITASLLSFNWGIYIYGVNSDQVVEASLGYYINPLVTVLLGFVFLRERLHPLQWLAVALATVGVGYFVLQLGTVPWIALSLAVSFAFYGLLRKTTPVAPLVGLAVETLLITPFTLAFVGYLGVTGQGHFGQSLPLTLLFMGAGVATSMPLLWFNTAAKRLPLATLGFFQYLAPSIALLLGVLVYGEPFTPTHLITFGCIWIALTLYTATAWRQKAQQT; this is encoded by the coding sequence TTGGCTCCATCCTCTCCTGCTGCTTCTTCCCTTCAGCCCGACCCCAAACAGGGTGCCCTCTATGCCCTGCTGGCCTATGGGGCCTGGGGGTTGCTGCCTGTCTACTGGAAATGGCTTGGTATTAGCCCAGCGGTGGAGGTGTTGAGCCATCGCATGATTTGGTCGGCGGTATTTTTGAGCCTGATTTTGCTGGTTCAGCAGCGGCTATCTGACCTGGTGGCCCTGCTGCGTCAGCCGCGACGGGTTGGCGTGTTGCTGATTACCGCCAGTTTGCTCAGCTTTAACTGGGGAATCTACATCTATGGCGTGAACAGTGATCAGGTGGTAGAAGCCAGCCTGGGCTATTACATCAACCCGCTGGTGACGGTGCTGCTGGGGTTTGTCTTTCTGAGGGAGCGACTGCATCCGCTGCAATGGCTGGCGGTGGCGCTGGCAACGGTGGGCGTGGGCTATTTTGTACTTCAGCTCGGCACAGTGCCATGGATAGCCCTGAGTCTAGCCGTTAGCTTTGCGTTTTATGGGCTGCTGCGCAAGACGACCCCCGTGGCCCCGTTGGTAGGGCTGGCGGTGGAAACTCTGCTGATTACCCCCTTCACCCTGGCCTTTGTCGGCTATCTGGGCGTCACCGGGCAGGGGCATTTTGGCCAGTCGCTGCCGCTCACGCTGCTGTTTATGGGGGCCGGGGTGGCCACTTCGATGCCGCTGCTGTGGTTTAACACCGCCGCCAAACGCTTGCCCCTAGCTACTCTGGGCTTTTTTCAATACCTGGCTCCTTCCATTGCGCTGCTGCTGGGGGTGCTAGTCTATGGCGAACCCTTCACCCCGACTCACCTGATTACCTTCGGCTGCATCTGGATAGCCCTCACCCTCTACACCGCCACTGCTTGGCGACAAAAGGCACAGCAAACCTAG